The proteins below come from a single Danaus plexippus chromosome 20, MEX_DaPlex, whole genome shotgun sequence genomic window:
- the LOC133319418 gene encoding spidroin-1-like, giving the protein MWFWKLLLLWSVAAFVSAEEADDRSAFAGAGAFAEASAGGGYGVGNPIIADQRCSRAGDMFYISKLDGCYVCGCFTYGFGPLYTKCAPCNQCPPPMPPIPPMPPLPPLPPIPPPNPDSICPPPVVIPGPPRPYPVPVPVPGPRVMVPVPVPVPSPPEKIYVRGPSVPVPVPVDKPYPVPYPVNRPYPVPTRPQIIKVPLPVPEPIPVPGPTRNVPVPVPVPSPPVHVPYPVPVPGPARNIPIPIPMPSPPMPIPYPVNRYITVPGPDRLVPVPVPYTRTRIYPVPIIIYVSPICRGRLPLTPFSLAGDRCRTHTCKIRYNYVYIESQIIPGCGGGWGVTSSAQASAEADAYSGGWGGSSADAIANANAGGYGGWGGSSAEANAIANANGGGWGGIGGSSADASAIANANSGGWGGYGGGSIADASALANANSGGWGGYGGGSIADASALANANSGGWGGYGGGSIADASALANANSGGWGGYGGGSVADAGALANANSGGWGGYGGGSGADASALANGNSGGWGGYGGGSIADASAMANANSGGWGGYGGGSIADANPLANANSGGWGGYGGGSIADASAMANANSGGWGGYGGGSIPDANPLANANSGGWGGYGGGSIADASAMANANSGGWGGYGGGSIADASALANANSGGWGGYGGSAADASAMANANSGGWGGYGGSSADASGIANANSGGWGGYGGSAADASAMANANSGGWGGYGGSSADASAMANANSGGWGGYGGSSADASGIANANSGGWGGYGGSAADASAMANANSGGWGGYGGSSADASAMANANSGGWGGLISPLQIKAGEEDAQD; this is encoded by the exons ATGTGGTTCTGGAAGCTATTACTCCTTTGGTCGGTCGCGGCCTTTGTCTCGGCCGAAG AAGCCGATGACCGCAGTGCCTTCGCCGGGGCGGGCGCCTTCGCGGAGGCGAGCGCTGGAGGGGGGTACGGTGTAGGAAACCCGATCA TTGCAGACCAGAGATGCAGTCGAGCTGGAGATATGTTTTACATAAGTAAATTGGATGGCTGTTACGTCTGTGGATGTTTCACATATGGTTTCGGGCCACTGTACACTAAATGTGCACCATGCAATCAATGtc CACCCCCAATGCCACCTATACCACCAATGCCACCACTACCACCGCTACCACCAATACCACCACCAAATCCGGATTCAATAT GTCCACCACCGGTAGTGATTCCTGGACCACCACGCCCATACCCAGTGCCAGTGCCCGTTCCTGGCCCGCGGGTTATGGTGCCTGTTCCCGTTCCGGTCCCATCACCTCCAGAAAAGATCTACGTGAGGGGTCCTTCGGTACCCGTTCCTGTACCGGTCGATAAGCCTTATCCGGTTCCTTATCCCGTCAATCGACCATACCCAGTTCCAACCCGGCCGCAAATAATAAAGGTTCCGTTACCGGTACCCGAACCTATTCCAGTCCCAGGACCAACTAGAAATGTACCGGTCCCTGTTCCCGTACCATCACCGCCAGTACATGTGCCATACCCCGTACCGGTTCCCGGACCAGCTAGGAACATCCCTATCCCAATTCCTATGCCGTCTCCGCCAATGCCAATACCTTATCCAGTCAACAGGTATATCACCGTCCCTGGCCCAGACAGATTAGTACCAGTCCCAGTACCTTACACac GCACTAGAATATATCCTGTTCCAATCATCATATATGTTT ctcCCATATGCAGAGGAAGACTCCCTCTTACACCATTCAGCTTAGCCGGTGATAGGTGCCGTACGCATACTTGCAAAATCAGAtacaattatgtatatatagagtCCCAAATTATACCCGGCTGCG GTGGTGGTTGGGGAGTAACATCAAGCGCACAAGCTTCTGCAGAAGCAGATGCATATAGCGGTGGCTGGGGAGGAAGTTCAGCGGATGCTATTGCCAATGCCAACGCAGGCGGGTATGGAGGTTGGGGTGGCAGTTCAGCTGAGGCAAATGCTATAGCAAATGCTAATGGAGGAGGTTGGGGAGGAATAGGAGGCAGTTCAGCTGACGCTAGCGCTATAGCAAATGCAAATAGCGGAGGTTGGGGAGGATACGGAGGCGGAAGCATCGCTGACGCCAGTGCTTTGGCCAATGCAAATAGCGGAGGATGGGGAGGTTATGGAGGCGGAAGCATCGCTGACGCCAGTGCTTTGGCCAATGCAAATAGCGGAGGATGGGGAGGTTATGGAGGCGGAAGCATCGCTGACGCCAGTGCTTTGGCCAATGCAAATAGCGGAGGATGGGGAGGTTATGGAGGCGGCAGCGTAGCTGACGCTGGTGCTTTGGCAAATGCAAATAGCGGAGGTTGGGGAGGTTATGGAGGTGGAAGCGGCGCTGATGCCAGTGCTTTGGCAAATGGAAATAGCGGAGGCTGGGGAGGATACGGAGGCGGCAGCATAGCTGACGCTAGTGCAATGGCAAATGCAAACAGCGGAGGTTGGGGAGGTTATGGAGGCGGAAGCATCGCTGACGCCAACCCTTTGGCAAATGCAAATAGCGGAGGCTGGGGAGGATATGGAGGCGGCAGCATAGCTGACGCTAGTGCAATGGCAAATGCAAACAGCGGAGGTTGGGGAGGTTATGGAGGCGGAAGCATCCCTGACGCCAACCCTTTGGCAAATGCAAATAGCGGAGGCTGGGGAGGATATGGAGGCGGCAGCATAGCTGACGCTAGTGCAATGGCAAATGCAAACAGCGGAGGCTGGGGAGGATATGGAGGTGGAAGCATAGCTGATGCTAGTGCTTTGGCGAATGCGAATAGTGGAGGTTGGGGAGGATACGGGGGCAGTGCAGCTGACGCTAGCGCAATGGCAAATGCAAATAGCGGAGGTTGGGGAGGATACGGGGGCAGTTCAGCTGACGCTAGCGGAATAGCAAATGCAAATAGTGGAGGTTGGGGAGGATACGGGGGCAGTGCAGCTGACGCTAGCGCAATGGCAAATGCAAATAGCGGAGGTTGGGGAGGATACGGGGGCAGTTCAGCTGACGCTAGCGCAATGGCAAATGCAAATAGCGGAGGTTGGGGAGGATACGGGGGCAGTTCAGCTGACGCTAGCGGAATAGCAAATGCAAATAGTGGAGGTTGGGGAGGATACGGGGGCAGTGCAGCTGACGCTAGTGCAATGGCAAATGCAAATAGCGGAGGTTGGGGAGGATACGGGGGCAGTTCAGCTGACGCTAGTGCAATGGCAAATGCAAACAGCGGAGGTTGGGGAGGACTCATATCACCACTTCAAATCAAAGCCGGTGAAGAAGATGCACAAGACTAA